From Lewinellaceae bacterium:
GCGGGGATGGCCGAGGAAAACGAGGGGCAGCGCCACAAAAGGCGCCTTGATGCGCAGGCGGGCCAGCCAGTAGCCGTAATCTTCCGTCTGCCAGAAGCTGAGCAGCACGATGAAGAAGAACAGTGTCACCGCAGCAAAGGGAGGATACTTTATGATCCGCAGCATGCGCCGGATGGCGTCCGTATCAATCGCTACGGTAAATACCCGGCGGCCCACCCGAAAGCGGATCAGGCTGAGCACCGCCAGAGAGATCATACTCACCGAAAGCAAAAAGGGAGAAAGCACCAGAGCGGCGATCGTCACCGCATAAAAAAACAGGACCAGGTGTTGTTTTTCCAGTACCGGCGCCATGGTCAGGTTGGTTGTTCGTTGTTGGTTGTTCGTTGTTGGTTGTCAGTTGCTGGGTAGGCCTTTCGAAACCGTACAACCAACAACTGACAACCAATTCAAGCCTGCATCTGGCCCTACTGCACCTTAGTGTACCGCTCCCCATCGATGTACTCGACGATATAGGCGCCGCTGTACCCTTTGCTCTTCACCTGCTGCAAGGCCGAACGGGCCTCCGCCAGGCTGAAGAAATCGGCCACCAATACGCGGGTCAGGCCGCGGGCGAGGATCAGTTCTGTATCGATCCGGCCCAGGGGCGCCACATTGCTGAAGCGGTCCTCTTTGAAACTGCCCACAGCGGCCAGTTGTATTTTGTAGTACGTGCCGTTGTGGCGCGGGGCGGTGGTTTGGTATTCGTAGGTGTCGTTCGGGCCTCTGCCGCGGGCGGTGTAAGGCGCTCCCGCCGGGGTATTCATCGCCGGCGCTTTTACCGGCCGGTCCGGTGCGGCGGTTGGGTTCGCCGGTTCGCCAGGATAGGTGGGGTCCGGGGAGGGGGCAACGCCTGCGGTGCCTTCCACTGCTAGAAAGATAGGCTGGCCGTAGGTAAAGGTATTCATATCGTCGCTGGAAAAGCGGTAGGAGCCCGGCTCATAGCCATAAGCCTTCACCTCCACCCGGAAGCGGCGGTTGGGCAGAATCTCGTAGGAATAGTTGCCGTCGCTGAATGAACGGGCGATCAGTTCCGTTTCGCGCCCGTCGTCAGCAACCTGATAGAGGGCCACGTTGATATCGTTGATCGGTTCGCCCGATTGCCGGTCGTAAACATTGCCTTTCACCATCACCCGGCGGCCGCCGACGGCGAATTCGAAAATATCTTCATGAGTAGTAGTGGGCTTTCCCCCTGCGAACACGCGGTTGGAGGTTAGAAACCCTCCCGTCCGCGATGGGTTGAGGATGTAGAAATACTCATCGGCGCTGGAGTTGACCGGCATGCCCAGGTTGTCTGGCTGCGACCAGCTCACCTCGTCGCCGATAGCGCTGAAGATATCGAAGCCGCCGATGGAGACGTGCCCGTTGGAGGCGAAGTAAAGCGTTTGGTTTTCGGTGTTGTAAAATGGAGTAATCTCGTCGCCCAGTGTATTGACCACCGGCCCGAGATTGACCGGTAAGGTGAAGTCAATGTTATCGGCGCCCAGGTCGCGGGAAGTATACCAGAGGTCCATGCCTCCCCGGCCTCCTTCGCGGTTGGAAGCATAGAAAAGGAGTTCCTGGCCCCGCTGATGGACAGCAAAAGGGTGCGTGGCGGTCACGCCGGCCATATTGATGTAATCGGGCAGGCGCTCGGGCTGCGACCACACCGCGCCGATCCTTTTGGTGACGAAAATTTCACAGCGGGTTTTGACATCATTCCAGGGCCCCTGGGTATTGCTGCAAACTGTGAAATACAAGCGGCTGCCATCAGGCGCCATAGAGCCATTGCAGAAATGCCCGCTTTGGATCACCGGAAAATTGCGCGGAGGCTCTCCCTTGCTCCAGGTGCTGCCGGTCCTTTGGGA
This genomic window contains:
- a CDS encoding PD40 domain-containing protein; the protein is MTRKLLLLILLSVGFASLAPAQSWRKLKKEAEQAYQDGQLSDAADKYEQAWRKKRKKEDLIHQAGELYYQLRDYRKAAEAYRPIKEKNGEFPLVGLKYARCLKQDGQYDRAITEFEAFMDGYAGDGKDILQEIIQNEIAGCRLGMNAPASADRDVELLLPGDGINSDKDEFAPYPVSDNELYYSSTIGDRARIYSSQRTGSTWSKGEPPRNFPVIQSGHFCNGSMAPDGSRLYFTVCSNTQGPWNDVKTRCEIFVTKRIGAVWSQPERLPDYINMAGVTATHPFAVHQRGQELLFYASNREGGRGGMDLWYTSRDLGADNIDFTLPVNLGPVVNTLGDEITPFYNTENQTLYFASNGHVSIGGFDIFSAIGDEVSWSQPDNLGMPVNSSADEYFYILNPSRTGGFLTSNRVFAGGKPTTTHEDIFEFAVGGRRVMVKGNVYDRQSGEPINDINVALYQVADDGRETELIARSFSDGNYSYEILPNRRFRVEVKAYGYEPGSYRFSSDDMNTFTYGQPIFLAVEGTAGVAPSPDPTYPGEPANPTAAPDRPVKAPAMNTPAGAPYTARGRGPNDTYEYQTTAPRHNGTYYKIQLAAVGSFKEDRFSNVAPLGRIDTELILARGLTRVLVADFFSLAEARSALQQVKSKGYSGAYIVEYIDGERYTKVQ